In Cynocephalus volans isolate mCynVol1 chromosome 3, mCynVol1.pri, whole genome shotgun sequence, one DNA window encodes the following:
- the SERPINA9 gene encoding serpin A9 isoform X2, whose protein sequence is MASSFYRVLFVVGLWASTRCAPPSNAPSGGSSHSSSTRSTCTSPLSSSNTYFALRLYRRLVLETPSQNVFFSPERINSYVKKETKGKVVDIIQGLDPLTAMVLVNHIFFKARWEQPFNAAETSKSFPFLVGKRTTVHVPMMHQTEQFAFGVDPELNCSVLQMDYRGGIVAFFVLPGKGKMRQLEQALSARTLRKWRHSLQKRWIEVFIPKFSISASYDLETILPKLGIRNAFDQNADFSGITKRDFLQVSKATHKAVLDVSEEGTEAVAATATKLIVRSKDSPPHATVYFNKPFLMLIINEATDSMLFLGKVENPTKS, encoded by the exons ATGGCATCTTCCTTCTATCGAGTTCTCTTCGTTGTTGGCCTCTGGGCTTCCACCCGTTGTGCGCCCCCGTCCAATGCCCCCAGCGGAGGGTCCTCACACTCTTCCTCCACAAGGAGCACCTGCACCTCCCCACTGTCCTCCAGCAACACCTACTTCGCCTTGCGCCTGTACCGGAGACTGGTTTTGGAGACCCCGAGTCAGAACGTCTTCTTCTCCCCC GAGAGGATCAACAGCTACGTGAAGAAGGAAACCAAAGGGAAGGTTGTGGACATAATCCAAGGCCTTGACCCTCTGACAGCCATGGTCCTGGtgaaccacattttctttaaag CCAGGTGGGAGCAGCCCTTTAATGCTGCAGAAACAAGTAAAAGCTTTCCATTCCTGGTGGGCAAGCGGACAACTGTGCATGTCCCCATGATGCACCAGACGGAGCAGTTTGCTTTTGGGGTGGACCCAGAGCTGAACTGCTCTGTGCTGCAGATGGACTACAGGGGAGGCATCGTGGCATTCTTTGTCCTCCCTGGCAAGGGCAAGATGAGACAGCTGGAGCAGGCCTTGTCAGCCAGGACGCTGAGAAAGTGGAGACACTCACTGCAGAAAAG GTGGATAGAGGTGTTCATCCCCAAGTTTTCCATTTCTGCCTCCTATGACCTGGAAACCATCCTCCCAAAGTTGGGCATCCGCAATGCCTTTGACCAAAACGCCGATTTTTCTGGAATTACAAAGAGAGACTTCCTGCAGGTTTCCAAA GCTACCCACAAGGCTGTGCTGGACGTCAGTGAGGAGGGTACTGAGGCCGTAGCAGCTACCGCCACCAAGCTCATAGTCCGGTCAAAGGACAGCCCCCCTCATGCCACTGTATACTTCAATAAGCCCTTCCTAATGCTGATTATAAATGAAGCCACAGATTCTATGCTCTTCTTAGGGAAAGTTGAAAATCCCACCAAATCCTAG
- the SERPINA9 gene encoding serpin A9 isoform X1, producing MASSFYRVLFVVGLWASTRCAPPSNAPSGGSSHSSSTRSTCTSPLSSSNTYFALRLYRRLVLETPSQNVFFSPVSVSASLAMLSLGAHSATKIQILRGLGFNLTHVPESAIHQGFQHLLHSLNVPSKDLGLKLGSVLFIKKELQLQAGFLDDVRRLYLSEVFSTDFSNTSGAQERINSYVKKETKGKVVDIIQGLDPLTAMVLVNHIFFKARWEQPFNAAETSKSFPFLVGKRTTVHVPMMHQTEQFAFGVDPELNCSVLQMDYRGGIVAFFVLPGKGKMRQLEQALSARTLRKWRHSLQKRWIEVFIPKFSISASYDLETILPKLGIRNAFDQNADFSGITKRDFLQVSKATHKAVLDVSEEGTEAVAATATKLIVRSKDSPPHATVYFNKPFLMLIINEATDSMLFLGKVENPTKS from the exons ATGGCATCTTCCTTCTATCGAGTTCTCTTCGTTGTTGGCCTCTGGGCTTCCACCCGTTGTGCGCCCCCGTCCAATGCCCCCAGCGGAGGGTCCTCACACTCTTCCTCCACAAGGAGCACCTGCACCTCCCCACTGTCCTCCAGCAACACCTACTTCGCCTTGCGCCTGTACCGGAGACTGGTTTTGGAGACCCCGAGTCAGAACGTCTTCTTCTCCCCCGTGAGTGTCTCTGCTTCCCTGGCTATGCTCTCCCTTGGGGCCCACTCAGCCACCAAGATCCAGATCCTCCGGGGCCTGGGATTCAACCTCACACACGTGCCGGAGTCTGCCATCCACCAGGGCTTCCAGCACCTGCTCCACTCGCTGAATGTCCCCAGCAAAGACCTGGGCTTGAAGTTGGGAAGCGTCCTCTTCATCAAAAAGGAGCTGCAGCTGCAGGCAGGTTTCTTGGACGACGTCAGGAGGCTGTATTTGTCGGAAGTCTTTTCTACAGATTTCTCCAACACCTCCGGTGCCCAGGAGAGGATCAACAGCTACGTGAAGAAGGAAACCAAAGGGAAGGTTGTGGACATAATCCAAGGCCTTGACCCTCTGACAGCCATGGTCCTGGtgaaccacattttctttaaag CCAGGTGGGAGCAGCCCTTTAATGCTGCAGAAACAAGTAAAAGCTTTCCATTCCTGGTGGGCAAGCGGACAACTGTGCATGTCCCCATGATGCACCAGACGGAGCAGTTTGCTTTTGGGGTGGACCCAGAGCTGAACTGCTCTGTGCTGCAGATGGACTACAGGGGAGGCATCGTGGCATTCTTTGTCCTCCCTGGCAAGGGCAAGATGAGACAGCTGGAGCAGGCCTTGTCAGCCAGGACGCTGAGAAAGTGGAGACACTCACTGCAGAAAAG GTGGATAGAGGTGTTCATCCCCAAGTTTTCCATTTCTGCCTCCTATGACCTGGAAACCATCCTCCCAAAGTTGGGCATCCGCAATGCCTTTGACCAAAACGCCGATTTTTCTGGAATTACAAAGAGAGACTTCCTGCAGGTTTCCAAA GCTACCCACAAGGCTGTGCTGGACGTCAGTGAGGAGGGTACTGAGGCCGTAGCAGCTACCGCCACCAAGCTCATAGTCCGGTCAAAGGACAGCCCCCCTCATGCCACTGTATACTTCAATAAGCCCTTCCTAATGCTGATTATAAATGAAGCCACAGATTCTATGCTCTTCTTAGGGAAAGTTGAAAATCCCACCAAATCCTAG